In a single window of the Cydia amplana chromosome 4, ilCydAmpl1.1, whole genome shotgun sequence genome:
- the LOC134663280 gene encoding transmembrane protease serine 9, whose amino-acid sequence MLLRNRLAAFCFALLGLVCESVSDGFNGFSEKDGAFYTDDAVVLNAPASREKRDLTNNTRSGKQLILLRQVQPEGAFGLDCETTLGKQGTCKSFHDCYPLLKVADLSGYNGWVMGHYDTCSYISADNMEVFGVCCTEPVGTPPQQEPDVQRLGMLPQVTPAQGPPLAYQAFPGHLAAFSPQWQFGANMRQIPAQWPPTIPPLPTHPPDHAAPTHPPSLVAGGGTTRPPTQTTWGTRPPTSTPSTTKQSWPPAYPTQPTRPTNPTTAPAADGTCGIKNGYRTYEAFLDEERIVGGHSADLNEWPWIVALFNGGRQFCGGSLIDDRHVLSAAHCVAHMTSWDVARLTARIADHNIHTNTETQHIERKIKRVVRHRGFDMRTLYNDVAILTLDQPVPFTRNSKAICLPSGSRAYSGQIGTVIGWGSLREAGPQPSVLQEVSIPIWTNQECRLKYGAAAPGGIVDHMLCAGKASMDSCSGDSGGPLMVNEGGRWTQVGVVSWGIGCGKGHYPGVYTRVTAFLPWIQKNSK is encoded by the exons ATGCTGCTAAGGAACAGATTAGCGGCCTTCTGCTTCGCCTTACTGGGCTTGGTATGCGAGAGTGTCTCCGACGGTTTTAACGGATTTTCTGAAAAGGACGGCGCTTTTTACACTGACGATGCGGTAGTTTTAAATG CTCCCGCGAGTCGGGAGAAACGCGACCTCACAAACAACACTCGCAGTGGAAAACAACTCATTTTGCTGAGACAG GTGCAACCCGAAGGAGCGTTCGGGCTGGACTGCGAGACGACGCTCGGCAAACAGGGCACGTGCAAGAGCTTCCACGACTGCTACCCGCTGCTGAAGGTGGCTGACTTGTCTGGCTACAACGGCTGGGTCATGGGCCACTACGATACCTGCAGTTACATCAGCGCTGACAACATGGAG GTGTTCGGCGTGTGTTGCACGGAGCCGGTGGGCACTCCGCCCCAGCAAGAACCTGATGTCCAGCGACTGGGCATGCTGCCTCAGGTCACGCCGGCGCAGGGACCGCCACTAGCTTATCAAGC GTTCCCCGGCCACCTAGCAGCCTTCTCGCCCCAATGGCAGTTCGGAGCGAACATGCGTCAGATTCCCGCGCAGTGGCCGCCGACCATCCCGCCGCTGCCCACGCACCCGCCAGACCACGCCGCACCTACCCACCCTCCTTCACTGG TGGCCGGAGGAGGAACCACCCGACCCCCAACGCAAACTACCTGGGGCACAAGACCGCCTACTTCTACCCCATCAACGACTAAACAG TCCTGGCCTCCGGCGTACCCCACGCAGCCCACCAGACCTACGAATCCTACGACTGCGCCTGCGGCCGACGGCACTTGTGGCATTAAAAACGGATATCGG ACGTACGAAGCCTTCCTGGACGAAGAACGCATTGTGGGTGGTCACAGTGCAGACTTGAACGAGTGGCCGTGGATCGTCGCCCTGTTCAACGGCGGACGGCAGTTCTGTGGAGGCTCGCTGATTGACGATCGACATGTCCTTTCGGCGGCTCACTGTGTGGCCCA CATGACGTCATGGGACGTGGCACGTCTGACAGCGAGAATAGCCGACCACAACATCCACACCAACACCGAGACTCAGCACATCGAGAGGAAGATCAAGCGAGTAGTGCGGCACCGCGGTTTCGACATGCGCACTTTG taCAACGACGTCGCCATTCTCACCTTGGATCAACCAGTGCCCTTCACGCGGAACAGCAAGGCTATCTGCCTTCCGTCAGGCAGCCGGGCTTACTCGGGTCAAATTGGAACGGTTATTGGATGGGGCAGTTTGCGAGAAG CCGGCCCGCAACCCTCAGTTCTTCAAGAGGTCTCAATCCCGATTTGGACCAACCAGGAGTGCAGGCTGAAGTACGGCGCCGCTGCTCCAGGTGGCATTGTCGACCACATGCTTTGCGCCGGTAAAGCCAGTATGGACTCTTGCAGT GGAGACAGCGGAGGCCCCCTGATGGTGAACGAGGGCGGGCGCTGGACACAGGTGGGCGTTGTGTCGTGGGGCATCGGCTGCGGCAAGGGCCACTACCCCGGCGTCTACACGCGCGTCACCGCCTTCCTGCCGTGGATACAGAAGAACTCCAAGTAG